A window of the Bufo gargarizans isolate SCDJY-AF-19 chromosome 1, ASM1485885v1, whole genome shotgun sequence genome harbors these coding sequences:
- the LOC122925185 gene encoding uncharacterized protein LOC122925185 — MAMEEFNTFIKSQVDDIDSIEAYVNIKRFAKVTEKKVLDYLEDEVGILDKYAISEIASEYKKSVDVIQDIGFKEVQLLHIIGLHFQRLKEKLKVIVQDSKQRRCPNKQGADSCGLMVQTYINCKTCSEEKVVCAGGPPKNQAHDYHIYSNIISVFNARLTFHFFLLFSDLKTGRSCSPCKDHKSHLAETVNCGEINIKIPEYEELILDCTFEWYARLEETYNNVFTLHREHNPKITREPYLVIKGVQMGDSGRYTCTTILDSEVPVSKITYNVAVISGSEQATKTYHPRPTLPDVLDITAPEPPLLEELRNNNASLIAISVAGSVTIMLIAGICICMFWRKMKSREPLEKEPV; from the exons ATGGCTATggaagaattcaacacctttATCAAAAGCCAAGTCGATGACATTGACTCCATAGAAGCCTATGTGAACATCAAGCGGTTTGCCAAAGTCACAGAGAAAAAAGTCCTGGACTACCTTGAGGATGAAGTCGGCATACTGG ATAAATATGCTATATCCGAAATTGCGTCTGAATATAAAAAATCTGTGGACGTCATCCAGGATATAGGTTTTAAGG AGGTCCAGCTTCTTCACATCATTGGACTCCATTTCCAGCGACTCAAAGAAAAGCTCAAGGTTATCGTCCAGGACTCAAAACAAC GGAGGTGTCCAAATAAACAAG GTGCAGACAGCTGTG GATTAATGGTGCAAACCTACATCAACTGTAAGACCTGCTCTGAGGAGAAGGTTGTCTGCGCCGGGGGCCCTCCCAAAAATCAAG CACATGATTATCATATTTATTCTAATATTATAAGTGTCTTTAATGCTCGGCTCACATTtcatttctttcttcttttctcaGATCTGAAAACTGGACGGTCCTGCTCTCCATGTAAAGACCACAAGTCTCACCTGGCAGAGACTGTAAACTGTGGAG AGataaatataaaaatcccagaatATGAAGAACTAATTCTGGACTGTACTTTTGAATGGTACGCGAGGCTGGAGGAAACCTATAACAACGTGTTCACCCTG CATCGTGAACACAATCCCAAAATCACCCGGGAGCCCTATCTAGTGATCAAGGGCGTACAGATGGGGGACTCCGGACGGTACACGTGTACCACCATCCTGGACTCTGAGGTGCCAGTGAGTAAGATCACCTATAACGTGGCAG TTATCAGCGGATCGGAACAGGCGACAAAAACATACCATCCTCGCCCTACACTTCCTGATGTGCTTGACATCACAGCGCCTGAGCCGCCACTTCTAGAGGAGCTACGGAACAACAATGCTTCCCTCATAGCAATATCTGTGGCCGGCTCCGTCACCATCATGCTGATCGCTGGCATATG CATCTGCATGTTCTGGAGGAAAATGAAATCTAGAGAGCCTCTGGAAAAAGAGCCAGTGTGA